The following DNA comes from Palaemon carinicauda isolate YSFRI2023 chromosome 27, ASM3689809v2, whole genome shotgun sequence.
ccagagaggaaaggtgaccgaggagacgtaaccacaattgggctgggagttcttctcgtctgaggaaaggatctgcgaccctcctcagccttgctatcctgtcgtctgatgaaaaagctttgtggagattggtgtccaagaccatgcctagatataacagtcgttgagatggaagcagagaagacttctcgagatttaccatgatccctatatcttggcaaagtcccagaaccttgtctcggtgtcgaagaagagtcgactcagagtctgccaggatcagccagtcatccagataacgaagtagacgaatgccgatcctgtgtgcccacaaagagatcagggtgaacactctggtgaaaacctgaggtgctgtggagagaccgaaacacagcaccttgaactggtagatcttgttgtctaggctgaatgttaagtacttccttgaagacggatggattgggatcttgaagtacgcgtccttcagatccagtgtacatatgaagtcttgtggtctcactgcaagtctgaccgtgtctgctgtctccatgctgaacagagtttgtttgacaaacctattcagagctgagaggtcgatgactggtctccagcctccagatgccttttttacaagaaagagtcgactgaagaagcctggtgacccgtcgacgacctcttggagggcatccttctttaacatggtctcaacttctgcccgtagggctagcccctttgccgatcccatggcatagaagctcaacgacactggattcgctgtcaggggaggaggagatgttatgaatgggacgcaaTACCCTTGACTGATCACAGAAaccatccaggaatcggcccagagttgctgccacctggttgcgcaactttgtaggcatctccccactggtggacatgcagggggattgccaatcctagcgttttcAGCCTctgccactccccctaggattcttgcctcccctggaggacttcttgcctctcctgtccttgacaggaaaggggtgctgtttggacaccgttgtcttcgctgccgctgctggtttcgtcgtcttggactggcgaggttgttgttgaggtgctggaggtttgcaGGGCTTCGATGTGAGAGCAccttggaggagagaatcctgattggaattcctccacctctcagccgcctgttccacatccttgggctcaaacaggctctttcccaaaagggaagagtgtctgagcttgcagactttGACGGGtgagaccttcgaatggaacctctctaccaccgcagcacgtcgtttcaagatcgaattagcccacaagttcgagacttggtgggccagaaactcaatagtgcaggtgcccgagaggaggaagatcTCCAGGGCCTTCttagtgctttccttggacagatcctcggatcacaaaaggatgcccagagaccccaaccagacatccagccacgaagtagcctgcatggcacacttcgcaaccttctggtttaggatctctgtcgctgagaaagtcacttgccggctagagagtctatcaagaggaactcccttagtaagctcttccacagagtggtgcaacggaagagctaaacaaggctcctccatgatctcaaaatacctcctctggtggacacgaggaggcgggaagAGGAgcttgccagcagtggaacggctggaggaggcgagcttggagagctggctctcaaccttatctctggcacttttgaccccttgggaccagggcaaaagccacactggccttagtgggtttctgagtgccaaagactcggtccaggaccgtgtccttgccctcacgagggagAATCTCCGGGTCCGGAAacttgagattcctcatcagagtcaagacctgccagaaggcatgctctgactcttgatgctctccccctggagaatcagcagcgaagtctcccgtccccaaaggctcttcttgggggggggggacacgtggacgttctccacgggtctcgttggctctggtcgaatcctggaagacgaCTTCGGGATAGTCTTCGAGTACTTCGGTTCCCAACTAGGAGGGATACATGACTCCAACAACTAAGTCTGAGGGCTTTTCTCCgtcccaacacgggacgattctcctgctcgaggtgggggttgctcccattggtgcggtgggagaaagTCTCACCTCgaaagactcccctgaggacggaaaaacctCGTCCACAGCGGATGGAGAAAACGTCTGCGGGGAggaaggagccttcctgacggacttcttgggagccaatttgacccgaggagaagtcaccacgatctctactcctctcttcctcttcagaggggttggagctgcccttggtttggggcccaaatcagagaaggtaggcttaacagcctggacgacagctctgataagggactcaaaccatggctgcgtactgacagacgcagtgtcagagactccctttggagggaagggaatcgggcgatcccttggagtagagactacaacatggcctgtctgaaaagaaagggaagaagatgggtgcctggacctatctttagatctccccccccccccccccgcgagcgcgctggtatgcgcttgcaggggggggggggggtagcgtgAAGACGGCCTAGCTGCTCCCGTTCCTGATGACTCGTTCGGGTGAGTAGGTGAACTACGTCGAGCAGGCTCGTGGGCACGATTGCGTGCTGGGGAGTGATGGCGCACATGAGATAGCGTGTGtgcgcgcaggagatcgatggcacACGGGCGCGGTCTGGTGAAGACAGAGGGTGTGCAGAAGGACCAGCAAGCGTGGAAGTGCGaggaggagactgctcgtgggcgcgtgggcacGCAGTATCTCGGAAGCCTCTGGAAGGGCGCACGGTAAGAACTAAAACCTGTGCGCGCGAAGGTGACTGTGCGTGATGGTGCGCAGGAGAGGGCTGACGGGTGGGCGAGTTccaagggcgcgcaggagatcgctggcgagaaggcgagggcgagtcttctttcctgtgctcagatccgaagatcgagggcgcACTCTGGTGAGCAAGAGGGGCGCTCTGGTGAGCAagaggggagcgctggcgagctggagatcgtgggcgcgtgtggcgcgtaacaggatcagggcgtgcgtggcgcgtaacaggatcagggcgtgcagctgtgcgctggcgagtaggagatcacTGGCGTGCAGgtaagcgctgacgagcaggagatcggtgaGAGTGCTGGCGCATTGATTCTGCAGCAGGAGCTCGTTGGCTAGTTGTCCCTGGCATAGGATGTCTCTGGGTCATTGTCTCAGGAAGATCAGgaacaggcgagcgcttgcgcgcaggagagcgtgggcgcacaggtgatACCTGGCCCCTAAGGGACTTGCCCACATTGTGAGCAAGCCtcttttgccccaaagggaccggtgcccgtttgaaaacggggtgcgtgggcgcccagtGCGTCAGCTGCCAGGTACGgtgaaggaatgaatgaatgatttaaagttttcaggcatcctgacatctaaggtcattgacgccggtaacatttactttatctaaacaaaaataaaaaattaaagagtattcaattaaaatcataaaaatgttatttttattagtaaaataaatttttgaatatacttacccgataatcatgtagctgtcaactccgttgcccgacagaattctacgggagggatacgccagctatcacaatactagaagggggtgtactcaccagcgccacctgtggccaggtactacagtacttcttgttgacacctcctcaatttttcctcggtccactggttctctatggggaggaagggagggtcaattaaatcatgattatcgggtaagtatattcaaaaatttattttactaataaaaataacatttttcaatattaaacttacccgataatcatgtagctgattcacacccatgggggtgggtgaaaaccagtgtacaagattaaaggatagctaagtatcccgtatttcatataatcagttatctcaaaataacaatgaaataataagtacctggtaaggaagtcgacttgaaccgttactctgcctttttttaagttcgtcttccttactgagcgcagcgttcctcttaggaggctgaatcaactctaaggtgctaaagtatatagggctgcaacccctactaaaggacctctacacaacctctaacccaggcgcttctcaagaatgaattgaccacccgccaaatcaaaaggatgcggaaggcttcttagcctaccgtaacaaccataaaaacaacaataaaagcattcaagagaaaggttaaaaaaaggttatgggattaagggaatgtagtggctgagccctcacctactactgcactcgctgctacgaatggtcccagggtgtagcagttctcgtaaagagactggacatctttaagataaaatgatgcaaacactgacttgctcctccaataggttgcatccattatgctctgcagagaacggtttttattaaaggccatcgaagtagctacggctctcacttcgtgggtccttaccttcagcaaagcaaggtcttcctccttcaagtgagaatgggcttctctaatcagaagccttatataatacgaaaccccgttcttggacatgggcctcaaaggtttcttgattgcacaccataaggcttctgactgtcctcgaataggttttgacctattaagataaaatttcagagctctgacagggcaaagaactctttctagttcgttacctaccatgttggagaggctaggaatttcaaacgatctaggccaaggacgtgaaggaagttcattcttagctaagaatccgagctgtaaagaacatgttgcagactcggatgtgaacccaatgttcttgctgaaggcatgaacctcactgactcttttagctgttgcaaggcagacgagaaaaagagtcttgagggtaaggtccttgaaggaagctgactggagaggttcgaacctaggtgacataaggaaccttaagactacgtctagattccagcctggagtgggtagacgacgttctttagaagtctcaaaagacttaaggatgtcttgaaggtccttgttggaagaaaggtccaaacctctgtggcggagaactgaagccaacatactcctgtaccctttaatcgtaggagctgaaagggatctctcattcctaagatgtaataggaagtcagctatttgggtcacagaggtattggtagaggaaactgcattggctctacaccagcttcggaagacttcccacttggattggtagactctacgagtggataccctccttgctctggcaatcgcactggctgcctccttcgaaaagcctctagctctagcgaatctttcgacagtctgaaggcagtcagccgaagagcgtggaggtttgggtgcaacctgtctacgtgaggttgacgtagaaggtccactcttagagggagagtcctggggacgtcgaccagccattgtagtacctctgtgaaccattctcttgcaggccaaaggggagcaaccagcgtcagccgtgtcccttcgtgccagatgaacttctgaaggactttgtttatgatcttgaacggtgggaatgcgtaaaggtcgagatgggaccagttcagcagaaaagcatccacatgaactgctgctgggtctggaactggggaacagtacaaaggaagtctcttggtcatggaggtggcaaaaagatctattgtcggctgaccccacaaggtccaaagtctgttgcacacgctcttgtggagggtccattccgtggggatgacctgatcccttctgcttaggcgatctgctgagacgttcatgttgccctgaatgaacctcgtaactagggtgaggtttagacttcttgaccaaatgaggaggtcccttgctatctcgtataggctcctcgaatgggtccctccttgcttggagatgtaagccaaggctgtggtgttgtcggagttcacctccaccaccttgcctagcaggagggacttgaagttcaatagggctaaatgaactgctagtagctccttgcagttgatgtggagcgtttcctgttcctcgttccacgttcccgagcactcctgtccgttcaaggtcgcgccccagcccgagtccgatgcatccgagaagagatgaagattgggggtctgaatcgccaacgataggccctccctgagaaggagattggtcttccaccacaagagagtggtcttcatctctttggtgactgggatagagactgcttcgagcgtcaaacccttgtcccaatgagctgctagatggaattggagagggcggaggtggagtctccctagctcgacgaacagggccaacgatgaaagggtccctgt
Coding sequences within:
- the LOC137620884 gene encoding serine/arginine repetitive matrix protein 1-like; the protein is MSSSKLEWSTSQWERFSRRRKKSKLDRSPSRISLKKEISKDSSFDAQTSSEAPTQSVSPERPWSGSVGCTCVDRPRGSGEGVASHSDAASPSPPGEDLSNLTHWAPTHPVFKRAPVPLGQKRLAHNVGKSLRGQVSPVRPRSPARKRSPVPDLPETMTQRHPMPGTTSQRAPAAESMRQHSHRSPAPARPDPVTRHARPDPVTRHTRPRSPARQRSPLAHQSAPLAHQSAPSIFGSEHRKEDSPSPSRQRSPARPWNSPTRQPSPAHHHAQSPSRAQVLVLTVRPSRGFRDTACPRAHEQSPPRTSTLAGPSAHPLSSPDRARVPSISCAHTRYLMCAITPQHAIVPTSLLDVVHLLTRTSHQEREQLGRESFEVRLSPTAPMGATPTSSRRIVPCWDGEKPSDLVVGVMYPS